In Xenopus tropicalis strain Nigerian chromosome 5, UCB_Xtro_10.0, whole genome shotgun sequence, one genomic interval encodes:
- the mtres1 gene encoding mitochondrial transcription rescue factor 1 isoform X2, whose protein sequence is MTGIRFSVRAFRNAQTCIRLCQDPYMMCRTCSWTLCRHLSYYHGHCRKPLLGVLPTDSTGFLTVSSENCLLSPFRLKSKKSHKKGSKGSSEEVEEEERDPEDVSDYEDEPEDLNVQKDYKDLEKAVQSFRFDVILTAGLDISRNKIEEAFYNSLLRLNGEKLWKKSRAVKVGDTLDLIVEEDKQNETTTVMRIIFKHVLEEKTTTEKYKVVLRRWKNLKIPKQDTLHIK, encoded by the exons ATGACTGGCATCAGATTTTCTGTCCGTGCCTTTAGAAATGCCCAAACCTGCATCAGACTCTGCCAGGATCCCTATATGATGTGCAGAACATGCAGCTGGACACTGTGCAGGCATTTGTCATATTACCATGGACATTGTAGAAAGCCACTCCTTGGTGTTCTCCCTACAGATTCCACTGGGTTTCTGACAGTGTCGTCTGAAAATTGCTTACTGAGTCCATTTAGGTTAAAAAGTAAGAAGAGTCACAAGAAAGGTAGTAAAGGCTCATCTGAAGaagtggaggaggaggagcgTGATCCAGAAGATGTCAGTGACTATGAAGATGAACCTGAAGATCTTAATGTACAGAAAGACTATAAAGACTTAGAGAAAGCTGTGCAATCATTTCGCTTTGATGTTATCCTTACTGCTGGCCTGGACATATCTAGAAA CAAAATAGAAGAAGCCTTTTATAATAGTTTACTGCGCCTGAATGGGGAGAAACTGTGGAAGAAGAGCCGAGCG gtAAAAGTTGGAGACACGCTGGATTTAATAGTTgaagaagacaaacaaaatgAAACAACAACTGTAATgagaataatttttaaacatgtgtTAGAGGAGAAAACGACAACAGAAAAATACAAGGTGGTACTGAGACGCTGGAAGAACCTGAAGATTCCAAAACAAGACACATTACATATAAAATAA
- the mtres1 gene encoding mitochondrial transcription rescue factor 1 isoform X1 has protein sequence MCWKAMTGIRFSVRAFRNAQTCIRLCQDPYMMCRTCSWTLCRHLSYYHGHCRKPLLGVLPTDSTGFLTVSSENCLLSPFRLKSKKSHKKGSKGSSEEVEEEERDPEDVSDYEDEPEDLNVQKDYKDLEKAVQSFRFDVILTAGLDISRNKIEEAFYNSLLRLNGEKLWKKSRAVKVGDTLDLIVEEDKQNETTTVMRIIFKHVLEEKTTTEKYKVVLRRWKNLKIPKQDTLHIK, from the exons ATGTGCTG gaaGGCTATGACTGGCATCAGATTTTCTGTCCGTGCCTTTAGAAATGCCCAAACCTGCATCAGACTCTGCCAGGATCCCTATATGATGTGCAGAACATGCAGCTGGACACTGTGCAGGCATTTGTCATATTACCATGGACATTGTAGAAAGCCACTCCTTGGTGTTCTCCCTACAGATTCCACTGGGTTTCTGACAGTGTCGTCTGAAAATTGCTTACTGAGTCCATTTAGGTTAAAAAGTAAGAAGAGTCACAAGAAAGGTAGTAAAGGCTCATCTGAAGaagtggaggaggaggagcgTGATCCAGAAGATGTCAGTGACTATGAAGATGAACCTGAAGATCTTAATGTACAGAAAGACTATAAAGACTTAGAGAAAGCTGTGCAATCATTTCGCTTTGATGTTATCCTTACTGCTGGCCTGGACATATCTAGAAA CAAAATAGAAGAAGCCTTTTATAATAGTTTACTGCGCCTGAATGGGGAGAAACTGTGGAAGAAGAGCCGAGCG gtAAAAGTTGGAGACACGCTGGATTTAATAGTTgaagaagacaaacaaaatgAAACAACAACTGTAATgagaataatttttaaacatgtgtTAGAGGAGAAAACGACAACAGAAAAATACAAGGTGGTACTGAGACGCTGGAAGAACCTGAAGATTCCAAAACAAGACACATTACATATAAAATAA